From Ruminococcus sp. HUN007, a single genomic window includes:
- a CDS encoding aminodeoxychorismate/anthranilate synthase component II, translated as MILLIDNYDSFSYNLYQLIGEIEPDIKVIRNDEMTVEQIEKLAPDHIILSPGPGRPEDAGVIIEAAKTVCRKIPTLGVCLGHQAICAAYGATVTYAKELMHGKQSVINFMNDCPLFKGIDEGAPVARYHSLAADPATMPDCLEVTALADDGEVMAVRHKKYPIFGVQFHPESIMTPDGKIMLKNFIDM; from the coding sequence ATGATACTTCTCATTGACAACTACGACAGCTTTTCATACAATCTTTATCAGCTCATCGGCGAGATCGAGCCGGATATTAAGGTCATCAGAAACGATGAAATGACAGTGGAGCAGATCGAAAAACTCGCTCCTGACCACATCATCCTTTCACCTGGTCCGGGACGTCCGGAAGATGCCGGCGTTATAATCGAAGCGGCAAAGACGGTCTGCAGAAAAATACCGACACTCGGTGTGTGCCTCGGCCATCAGGCGATATGTGCAGCCTACGGTGCGACGGTAACTTACGCAAAGGAACTCATGCACGGCAAGCAGAGCGTAATAAATTTCATGAACGACTGCCCGCTTTTTAAAGGAATAGATGAAGGTGCTCCGGTAGCCCGCTATCATTCACTCGCAGCCGATCCTGCCACAATGCCTGACTGCCTCGAAGTTACAGCTCTTGCAGACGACGGCGAAGTAATGGCAGTAAGACATAAGAAATACCCGATATTCGGCGTTCAGTTCCACCCGGAATCCATAATGACTCCGGACGGAAAGATAATGTTAAAGAATTTTATTGATATGTGA